One Phycisphaerae bacterium genomic region harbors:
- a CDS encoding ATP-binding protein, translating to MREHSAGEALRVRELCRQLKPVIGARADRIWMAYVIEDKDGKAQILDYLEVLAAQHFQGTLENEGPGLLPPSTEAARGEYELGTVTYNGRDLHPLGLRESEWIQHVGVFGRSGAGKTNLGFLVVQELVKAGKPVLILDWKRNYRDLLTLPGFENTAVYTIGRAVSPLSFNPLIPPPGTSPQTWLKKVIAVLGHSYLLGDGVAYLLQEAIDRAFEEAGVYTGSVDRWPTFKEVLEILKRRQVSGREAGWMSSALRALASLCFGEMDTLVNQGHDDIRSLLSRPVILELDALTQPDKVFVASTLVLYIHHLRMTEPVRETLKSVLLIEEAHHILSGERQSLAGGQSVMDIAFREIREFGTGIVLLDQMPSTITASALANTYAVLCFNLKHRADVSAISQAMLLEDQEKDILGRLQVGEAVVRLQGRGVRPFMIHVPEFAIHKGSISDAQVMVHMRQLGLLSDRRRAVLRTVSVANVADSLQEPATDPEWPTHSLPEAAFLADVAAFPDSGIAERYRRLGLSVRQGQRIKDAGIEKGLISEEIHTTRMGKIRVVRLTDQGRLLVDHPDSRPEAA from the coding sequence GTGCGGGAGCATAGCGCCGGCGAGGCCCTGCGGGTCCGGGAGCTTTGCCGCCAGCTCAAGCCGGTCATTGGGGCCCGCGCCGACCGCATCTGGATGGCCTACGTCATTGAGGATAAGGACGGCAAGGCCCAGATTCTCGATTATCTGGAGGTCCTGGCGGCCCAGCACTTCCAGGGGACGCTGGAAAACGAAGGCCCGGGGCTGCTTCCGCCCAGCACTGAGGCCGCGCGCGGCGAGTATGAATTGGGCACCGTGACGTACAACGGCCGGGATCTGCATCCCTTAGGCCTGCGTGAAAGCGAGTGGATCCAACATGTAGGCGTGTTTGGCCGCTCGGGCGCGGGTAAGACGAATCTGGGCTTCCTGGTGGTACAGGAACTCGTCAAAGCCGGCAAACCCGTACTCATCCTCGATTGGAAACGCAACTACCGTGATCTTCTGACTTTGCCCGGCTTCGAGAACACGGCGGTGTATACGATTGGCCGTGCGGTCTCCCCGTTGTCCTTCAACCCGTTGATTCCGCCGCCGGGCACTTCGCCGCAGACCTGGCTGAAGAAGGTGATCGCCGTTCTGGGGCACAGCTACCTGCTGGGCGATGGCGTCGCCTACCTGCTGCAAGAGGCGATCGACCGCGCCTTTGAGGAGGCGGGCGTGTACACCGGCAGCGTCGATCGCTGGCCCACGTTCAAAGAGGTTCTTGAGATCCTGAAGCGCCGCCAGGTCTCGGGCAGAGAGGCCGGCTGGATGTCCAGCGCGCTGCGGGCCCTGGCGAGCCTCTGCTTCGGCGAGATGGATACACTGGTCAACCAGGGGCATGACGACATCCGGTCGCTCCTGTCGCGGCCGGTGATCCTGGAGCTGGATGCCCTGACCCAGCCGGACAAGGTGTTCGTGGCCAGTACGCTCGTACTGTACATCCACCACCTGCGCATGACCGAGCCTGTCCGCGAGACACTGAAGTCCGTGCTTCTCATCGAGGAAGCCCACCACATCCTGTCGGGTGAGCGCCAGAGCCTGGCCGGAGGCCAGAGCGTCATGGACATCGCCTTTCGCGAGATCCGGGAATTCGGGACGGGAATTGTGCTGTTAGACCAGATGCCCTCAACGATCACCGCCTCGGCGCTGGCGAACACGTATGCCGTCCTGTGCTTCAACCTGAAGCACCGCGCGGATGTAAGCGCCATCAGCCAGGCCATGCTCTTGGAGGACCAGGAGAAAGACATCCTCGGCCGGCTGCAGGTCGGCGAGGCGGTCGTGCGTTTACAGGGCCGTGGTGTGCGCCCGTTCATGATCCACGTCCCGGAGTTCGCGATCCACAAGGGCTCGATAAGCGATGCCCAGGTTATGGTGCACATGCGGCAGCTCGGACTGCTGTCTGACCGGCGACGAGCGGTACTCCGCACCGTCTCCGTGGCGAACGTGGCCGATTCACTTCAGGAACCAGCGACAGATCCCGAATGGCCAACGCACAGCTTGCCTGAAGCGGCCTTTCTGGCCGACGTGGCCGCCTTTCCAGATAGCGGCATTGCGGAACGTTACCGGCGCCTGGGGCTGAGCGTTCGCCAGGGGCAGAGAATCAAGGATGCTGGGATCGAGAAGGGGCTGATCAGCGAAGAGATCCACACCACACGCATGGGCAAGATCCGAGTTGTTCGGTTAACCGACCAAGGGCGCCTGTTGGTCGACCACCCCGATTCGCGCCCAGAAGCAGCCTGA
- a CDS encoding M48 family metalloprotease, whose protein sequence is MAFAASRYSVDRLAPDRVHQILARVASAYGLAVFRSDQGGGKYRTEFVQTRPWYAVLIRRRPQRITCALKATDRGTCLDIDHRFFRSYSILVSCVVAFTGGLFLYGAHGVFSVPHFTFAGFSHSLLAIFLGILLMERTLSLIRMPAGPFLDDLREEVRRSQGLLEEDRIGVRSPEYRVHIAFLVYILILFLLGAWVSGIWLARLPAALLVVSATAIGLILVLLIMLAVTVCRPPAALRLSIPLACLGSSMVSTTLIVALCIPMVFGVPRRALWNQILTRNGTVERLDPRASAALGSERPTGSPGAEQIEAKRRLIGLLCPIVLAFVVVAGIYAAGTLGSVGSVIEHANRLQAQIQGRTTHEAVSGGSFFRPMRLLLILVWISFGALILTGAGCVIMTGIGVIDPAHLLFGQQSVGVIEGTAMALALVLGLPSSGPGLLLLSRVLWAASAFCALGLFALSLMSYYWRRWLTLRRLRACVLTGAGAQKSAPIEDMICDLARRARCPTPQLAVTSRSDPYAGVYEFGLLKRERYIELSVRFIETLERDEIEAVLAHELGHFMSGHCTRHNLLHILARLTFVGGGFVSGIENSFGNELEADRVAVSLLSVRPQVLRSCLENTLATLALDSLKRHRMSVGLALAQSSGALGRSSAWARGEARESLSLSSRIRLWLSIYASDVDVFSYWHPSLRERIELLKAMEEPP, encoded by the coding sequence ATGGCCTTCGCAGCTTCCAGATACTCCGTTGACCGGCTTGCTCCTGACCGCGTGCACCAAATCCTCGCACGGGTTGCGTCGGCCTACGGCCTCGCTGTCTTTCGGTCAGACCAAGGTGGCGGCAAATACCGCACGGAGTTTGTCCAAACCAGACCGTGGTACGCCGTCCTGATCCGCCGCCGCCCCCAGCGTATAACCTGTGCGCTGAAGGCTACGGATCGCGGCACTTGCCTAGACATAGACCACCGTTTCTTCCGCTCGTACAGCATCCTGGTTTCTTGTGTGGTAGCCTTTACTGGCGGGCTATTCCTGTACGGCGCGCACGGCGTGTTCTCAGTCCCACATTTCACGTTTGCTGGCTTCAGCCATTCTCTTCTCGCCATATTCCTCGGCATCCTCTTGATGGAGAGGACTCTCTCTCTGATTCGGATGCCCGCTGGCCCCTTTCTCGATGACTTACGAGAGGAGGTCAGGCGAAGCCAGGGCTTGCTCGAAGAAGACAGAATCGGCGTACGTAGTCCCGAGTATCGCGTGCACATCGCCTTCCTCGTGTACATTTTGATACTCTTCTTGCTGGGCGCATGGGTCAGCGGTATATGGCTCGCCCGCTTGCCCGCCGCCCTCCTGGTCGTCTCCGCTACGGCGATAGGACTGATTCTGGTACTGCTGATAATGCTCGCTGTTACGGTGTGCCGACCCCCTGCAGCCCTTCGACTGAGCATACCACTCGCTTGCCTCGGAAGTTCGATGGTTAGCACCACACTAATCGTAGCCCTCTGTATTCCAATGGTCTTCGGCGTCCCCCGAAGAGCACTGTGGAATCAAATTCTGACAAGGAATGGCACAGTCGAACGTCTTGACCCGCGAGCATCTGCTGCACTCGGCTCTGAGAGGCCCACTGGTTCCCCAGGCGCGGAACAAATCGAGGCGAAACGGCGACTCATTGGCCTCCTTTGTCCCATCGTTCTTGCATTCGTCGTCGTCGCAGGAATTTACGCCGCAGGAACCCTCGGTAGCGTCGGGTCTGTCATAGAACACGCAAATCGACTTCAGGCACAAATCCAAGGCAGGACGACCCATGAGGCCGTCTCAGGGGGCAGCTTCTTCCGACCAATGCGCCTGCTCTTAATCCTGGTCTGGATTTCGTTCGGTGCGCTGATCTTAACTGGTGCTGGTTGTGTGATCATGACAGGGATCGGAGTTATTGACCCCGCGCATCTGTTATTCGGTCAACAAAGCGTGGGAGTCATTGAGGGAACCGCCATGGCGCTCGCGCTTGTCCTCGGCTTACCCTCTTCTGGCCCAGGATTACTCCTCCTCAGCCGTGTGTTGTGGGCGGCGAGCGCGTTTTGTGCGCTTGGCCTATTCGCTTTATCCCTGATGAGTTACTACTGGCGCCGCTGGTTGACTTTGCGCAGGCTGCGCGCCTGCGTTTTGACCGGCGCGGGAGCACAGAAATCGGCACCCATCGAAGACATGATCTGTGACTTGGCTCGACGCGCCCGTTGCCCAACGCCGCAGCTGGCAGTAACGTCCCGATCCGATCCGTACGCAGGCGTGTACGAGTTTGGGCTTTTGAAGAGAGAGAGGTACATCGAGCTGTCAGTGCGGTTCATCGAAACACTTGAGCGGGACGAGATCGAGGCCGTGCTCGCTCACGAGCTTGGCCATTTTATGAGTGGACACTGCACAAGACACAATCTGCTGCACATTCTTGCCCGTCTGACATTCGTCGGCGGAGGGTTCGTCAGCGGGATCGAGAACAGCTTCGGAAATGAACTCGAGGCCGACCGCGTTGCCGTTTCGCTCCTGAGCGTCAGGCCGCAAGTCCTGCGCTCCTGCCTGGAGAACACCCTGGCAACCCTCGCTTTGGACTCGCTGAAAAGGCACCGCATGTCTGTAGGCTTGGCACTCGCGCAGAGCAGCGGTGCTTTGGGCAGATCGTCCGCATGGGCTCGCGGCGAAGCCAGGGAGTCCCTCTCGCTCTCCAGCCGCATTCGCCTTTGGCTGTCGATTTATGCATCGGATGTGGATGTGTTTTCGTATTGGCATCCATCGCTCAGGGAGCGCATTGAGCTACTGAAGGCGATGGAGGAGCCCCCGTGA
- a CDS encoding glycoside hydrolase family 95 protein, giving the protein MPIGNGRLGGMIFGGAAKERIQLNEESLWAGQPFETFPEDFPEHLAEVRRLLFAGQNAEANAYGLKHLTASPTAFRSYEPLGDLWLDFEDMAANTAYRRELLLADGLARVSFHYGNATITREVFASAPDDVLAIRIATDQPGTLDFKVRLTRDRNATVTAVAGGELQLEGQLVDVEKKDGGYDDNPGGSGPGGAHMKFAARLLARADRGNVTAEGGTLHIAGASETVLLFTAATDYSLAKLNFDRAIDPARKCEAILAEAARKTWAQLLEAHLAAHRSLFNRVSLQIGIPDATMDSLPTDARLVALGREGADDPALVALHFQFGRYLLMGSSRRPARLPANLQGIWNDQMWAPWESDYHLNINLQMNYWPAGVANLPETIGPLLDWFELLAQRGREAAERLYGSDGWVAFLSTNPFGRVSPAASTLQSQFNNGSIEPLCGVWMAAQLFDFYQFTGDRKLLQRLYPVLQGAAEFLLDTLVAAPDGSLVIVPSASPENSYIDPRTGRRIRITVASTYHMSLVRALFDATDRAAAILGTDEPMRRRIGEAQAKLPPINLGPDGRILEWIEPYAEAEPGHRHMSHLVGLHPFDLITPATPELFAGARKVLDYRLARGGGATGWSRAWLVNFFARLQDGDAAREHYLALLRRSTLPNLFDNHPPFQIDGNFGGCAGLAEMLLQSHERVPGSGPADQQFILHLLPALPKAWANGAVKGLRARGGFTVDIDWKDGHATRYRVTSPEPREVRVRVNGEIHTVSALPEP; this is encoded by the coding sequence ATGCCCATCGGCAACGGGCGCCTGGGCGGGATGATCTTCGGTGGCGCGGCGAAGGAGCGCATCCAGCTCAACGAGGAGAGTCTCTGGGCAGGCCAGCCGTTCGAGACCTTTCCGGAGGATTTCCCGGAGCATTTGGCGGAAGTGCGTCGCCTCCTGTTTGCCGGTCAGAACGCTGAGGCTAACGCCTACGGGCTCAAACATCTCACGGCCAGCCCCACGGCTTTCCGTTCTTACGAGCCGCTAGGTGATCTGTGGCTGGATTTCGAAGACATGGCCGCCAACACGGCTTACCGCCGGGAACTCCTCCTGGCCGATGGTTTGGCCCGCGTCAGTTTCCACTATGGCAATGCCACCATCACTCGCGAGGTCTTCGCCTCCGCGCCGGATGATGTGCTGGCGATACGCATCGCCACGGATCAGCCCGGCACGCTGGACTTCAAGGTACGTCTGACCCGCGACCGCAATGCCACCGTCACGGCGGTTGCGGGCGGGGAGTTGCAGCTCGAGGGCCAGCTCGTGGACGTGGAGAAGAAGGACGGTGGCTACGATGACAATCCGGGCGGGTCTGGACCCGGCGGGGCACACATGAAATTCGCGGCCCGACTGCTGGCGCGCGCGGATCGAGGGAATGTGACGGCCGAAGGCGGCACACTTCACATCGCCGGGGCGAGCGAGACAGTCCTCCTTTTTACGGCAGCGACCGATTACAGCCTCGCGAAGCTCAACTTCGACCGGGCAATTGATCCGGCGAGGAAGTGTGAGGCCATTCTCGCTGAAGCAGCGAGGAAAACCTGGGCCCAGCTGCTCGAAGCGCATCTGGCCGCACACCGCTCCTTGTTTAACCGCGTTTCCCTGCAGATCGGCATCCCCGACGCGACGATGGATAGCCTTCCCACCGACGCGCGCCTGGTCGCCCTCGGCAGGGAAGGCGCGGACGACCCCGCCCTTGTGGCGTTGCACTTCCAGTTCGGTCGCTATTTGCTGATGGGCAGCTCACGGCGACCCGCGCGCCTGCCGGCAAATCTGCAGGGCATCTGGAACGACCAGATGTGGGCGCCGTGGGAGTCCGACTACCACCTGAACATCAACCTCCAGATGAATTACTGGCCCGCCGGAGTGGCCAACCTGCCGGAGACCATCGGTCCGCTGCTGGATTGGTTCGAACTGCTGGCTCAACGGGGGCGCGAAGCGGCAGAACGCCTGTACGGGTCGGACGGCTGGGTGGCGTTCCTGAGCACGAATCCGTTCGGGCGCGTGTCGCCGGCCGCCTCCACGCTCCAATCCCAGTTCAACAACGGCTCCATCGAACCGCTCTGCGGTGTCTGGATGGCCGCACAGTTGTTTGATTTCTATCAGTTCACGGGCGATAGGAAGCTGCTGCAACGTCTCTATCCGGTACTCCAGGGTGCCGCGGAGTTCCTTTTGGACACGCTGGTGGCCGCGCCGGACGGCAGCCTGGTCATCGTGCCCTCCGCCTCGCCGGAGAACAGCTACATTGATCCGAGAACCGGCCGGCGCATTCGCATCACCGTTGCCTCCACCTATCACATGAGCCTGGTGCGGGCGCTTTTCGACGCGACGGATCGTGCGGCGGCGATTCTGGGCACAGATGAGCCCATGCGGCGGCGTATCGGCGAGGCGCAGGCGAAGCTGCCGCCGATCAATCTGGGTCCCGACGGACGCATCCTGGAATGGATCGAGCCCTACGCGGAAGCCGAGCCGGGCCATCGGCACATGTCGCATCTTGTCGGCCTGCATCCATTCGATCTCATCACGCCGGCCACGCCGGAGTTGTTCGCGGGTGCGCGCAAGGTTCTGGATTATCGATTGGCCCGCGGTGGCGGTGCCACCGGCTGGAGCCGGGCGTGGCTGGTCAACTTCTTCGCCCGCCTGCAGGATGGCGACGCGGCGCGCGAGCACTACCTCGCTTTGCTCCGGCGCAGCACGCTGCCCAACCTGTTCGACAACCACCCGCCGTTCCAGATTGACGGCAACTTCGGCGGCTGCGCCGGGTTGGCGGAGATGCTGCTGCAGAGCCACGAACGCGTGCCCGGCTCCGGGCCGGCCGATCAGCAGTTTATCCTGCATCTGCTGCCCGCCTTGCCCAAAGCCTGGGCCAACGGTGCGGTCAAAGGACTGCGCGCTCGCGGCGGGTTCACCGTCGACATTGACTGGAAGGATGGCCATGCCACCCGTTATCGCGTCACCTCCCCCGAACCGCGCGAGGTCAGGGTCCGCGTCAACGGAGAAATCCACACCGTTTCAGCATTGCCCGAGCCGTGA
- a CDS encoding protein kinase, giving the protein MPDDEKARQADFRREQAVFMAAVEAATATDRQAVLDRECAGDAGLRQRVEALLAAHDAEGSLPTFATAPPKTSLPEALAGAVIGGRYKLLEEIGAGGMGVVWMAEQRSPVRRLVAVKLIKAGMDSRTVIARFEAERQALALMDHPNIARVFDGGVTEQGRPYFVMELVRGLPLMQYCDQSRMTIRDRLVVFTQICHAVQHAHQKGVLHRDIKPTNVLVTEHDGQPVPKVIDFGLAKALGGAGVLTEHTLHTAFGAMAGTPLYTAPEQVAINALDVDTRADIYALGVLLYELLTGTPPLERARFEKAAWDEVCRVIREEEPPKPSLRVSTSVILPNLAASRHIEPAKLSGLIKGDLDWIVLKALEKERSRRYDSATALAADIERHLNDEPVVAAPPSVGYRIRKFARKHRTGVLAGAGAVALLTLGLTATTWQWRRADANARTATRNQQLAETRKIEADRQRDAAELEAYIGNIALAIADMDRGNWAQARRSLSACPASKRAFEWQFLSQRAQGIAYSFPERFDLFRVSPDGKRVVTFPLWNSDSDSETRTCVIWDANGEPVSGIHEGSNCGAMFSPDGTLLLTWSDKGRAHLWDLNGKSIGPPIVYGEEVQDYGHGGYLTFGPTGNSILIDAYGRAANSRSTQLWSREGKPISTPIPTGWRPWVKPLSPDEKCFLVLERSNNTASVRIRDLSGKYVGSPMVVGLAKNADGSEPSATAAFSPDGKMILTSYNEQARLWTAAGLSVGKAMPDAASVEFTPDGRSVLAWKDRGPGYTACFYDLSGSPVGERMQERYGTWSQVFTQDSRRLLAWSQEGIVQWWDLAGRRVGEPIFLDSALGGVSLTRDERHMIGEGSQGVCLWDLDGRCEGQAPLSSLSPMDYGPFLPESMDSAGDFVIGYLGGGTAETRETSIAVCRLSHRASPVTAFAADQHPDEEVDALIADCGVAPSGTTLVTQTVASPGAGKEFSSTAPDSETVSVAHDPAITAAVVSPDHRRVVCAGNGCVRFQDAVSSRDLAILPVASRVTSLKFTKDGTRLILKFAEGGAEVWDTRGYEARKEYWGLRSRESQPAREYVKTLLSQPLTTREDLLRAIREDRTLPPLRKAIALRLADVEIKGIDDTAGRVLGSLMAERLSKSRVIAAVREEADSVVRARMLQLADRQDWPAITMNALQPIIDRDDQPKERYQAAAEDADEVLTMNPESTPSALPKAVILRRIGAAYYHVGRYEQSIELSRRAIDIKTEPNREMDAFALCRIAMAQFKLGQLEEARASLTSAAAAAQGTTNEYLLHLLVTATNLVSPPTTQPATQPVTATTHAG; this is encoded by the coding sequence ATGCCGGATGACGAGAAAGCAAGGCAGGCTGACTTTCGGCGCGAACAGGCCGTGTTCATGGCGGCCGTCGAGGCGGCCACCGCGACCGACCGGCAGGCGGTTTTGGACCGCGAGTGTGCCGGCGACGCCGGCCTGCGGCAGCGCGTTGAAGCCTTACTGGCGGCCCACGACGCCGAAGGGTCGCTGCCGACGTTCGCAACCGCGCCTCCCAAAACATCCCTACCCGAAGCCCTGGCAGGCGCCGTGATCGGCGGCCGATACAAGTTGCTGGAAGAAATCGGCGCCGGTGGCATGGGCGTTGTCTGGATGGCCGAGCAGCGGTCGCCCGTTCGGCGATTGGTGGCGGTCAAACTGATCAAGGCGGGCATGGACTCCCGAACCGTCATCGCCCGCTTTGAAGCCGAGCGCCAGGCGCTGGCCCTGATGGATCATCCCAACATTGCCCGTGTATTCGACGGGGGCGTGACTGAACAAGGCCGTCCCTATTTTGTCATGGAACTGGTGCGCGGTCTGCCGCTGATGCAGTATTGCGATCAGTCGCGGATGACCATTCGGGACCGGCTGGTGGTGTTTACCCAGATTTGTCACGCCGTTCAGCACGCCCACCAGAAAGGGGTCCTGCATCGCGACATCAAGCCCACCAACGTCCTGGTGACAGAACACGACGGCCAGCCGGTGCCCAAGGTGATCGACTTCGGCCTGGCCAAGGCGCTGGGCGGAGCCGGCGTGCTGACCGAGCACACCCTGCACACCGCCTTCGGCGCGATGGCCGGCACTCCGCTCTACACCGCGCCCGAACAGGTGGCGATCAACGCCCTGGACGTCGACACCCGCGCCGACATCTACGCCCTGGGCGTGCTGCTGTACGAGTTGCTGACCGGCACACCCCCGCTGGAGCGCGCGCGGTTCGAAAAGGCTGCCTGGGACGAGGTCTGCCGCGTCATCCGCGAGGAAGAGCCGCCCAAGCCCAGCCTGCGCGTCTCCACCAGCGTCATCCTCCCGAACCTGGCCGCCAGCCGGCACATTGAGCCGGCCAAGCTCTCGGGCCTGATCAAGGGCGACCTCGATTGGATCGTTCTCAAGGCGTTGGAGAAGGAACGCAGCCGCCGCTACGACTCGGCCACTGCGCTGGCGGCGGACATCGAGCGGCACTTGAACGATGAGCCCGTGGTGGCCGCGCCGCCCTCAGTCGGCTACCGAATCCGAAAATTCGCTCGGAAGCACAGAACCGGCGTGCTCGCCGGCGCCGGGGCCGTGGCGTTGCTGACACTCGGGCTCACCGCCACCACCTGGCAATGGCGCCGCGCCGATGCAAATGCAAGGACGGCGACACGGAACCAACAGCTTGCCGAAACTCGGAAGATCGAAGCCGACAGACAACGCGATGCGGCGGAGCTGGAGGCCTACATCGGGAATATCGCCTTGGCGATTGCCGACATGGACCGCGGCAACTGGGCCCAGGCACGTCGCAGCCTGAGCGCTTGTCCGGCCTCGAAAAGGGCTTTTGAATGGCAGTTTCTTAGCCAGAGAGCGCAAGGCATCGCCTACAGCTTCCCTGAACGGTTCGACCTGTTTAGGGTCAGTCCCGACGGCAAGCGCGTAGTCACATTTCCCCTATGGAACTCAGACTCCGACTCCGAAACTCGAACGTGCGTGATATGGGATGCCAACGGCGAACCCGTTAGCGGGATCCACGAAGGCAGTAACTGTGGCGCGATGTTCAGTCCAGACGGAACACTCCTGCTAACATGGTCGGACAAAGGTCGCGCCCACTTATGGGATCTGAATGGAAAGTCTATTGGACCGCCGATCGTGTATGGGGAAGAAGTCCAAGACTACGGCCACGGTGGGTATTTGACATTCGGGCCCACTGGCAACTCCATTCTTATCGATGCATATGGCAGAGCCGCAAACTCCAGATCCACGCAACTATGGAGTCGCGAGGGTAAACCTATAAGCACACCCATCCCTACAGGTTGGCGTCCATGGGTCAAGCCATTGAGCCCGGACGAGAAGTGCTTTCTGGTCCTCGAACGCAGCAACAACACTGCTTCGGTCAGAATCCGTGACCTCTCGGGGAAGTACGTAGGATCGCCAATGGTCGTGGGCCTAGCGAAGAACGCAGACGGCTCCGAGCCAAGCGCAACTGCCGCCTTTAGTCCGGACGGCAAGATGATACTCACCAGTTATAACGAGCAAGCTCGTCTCTGGACTGCTGCCGGACTATCCGTCGGCAAGGCCATGCCAGATGCCGCATCCGTCGAGTTTACTCCGGACGGGCGGTCGGTGCTGGCTTGGAAGGACCGGGGCCCTGGTTACACAGCCTGCTTCTACGATCTCTCGGGATCACCTGTCGGCGAGCGAATGCAGGAGCGGTACGGCACGTGGAGTCAGGTCTTCACGCAGGACAGCCGCCGCCTTCTCGCATGGTCGCAAGAGGGCATTGTTCAGTGGTGGGACCTGGCGGGCAGGCGCGTCGGGGAGCCGATATTCCTGGATTCGGCGCTCGGCGGCGTCAGCTTAACTCGAGACGAACGACATATGATTGGCGAAGGCTCACAGGGCGTTTGCCTGTGGGACCTCGATGGACGCTGTGAAGGGCAGGCGCCTCTGTCCTCGTTGAGCCCTATGGACTACGGACCGTTTTTGCCCGAAAGCATGGACAGCGCAGGCGACTTTGTCATCGGCTATCTAGGAGGGGGGACGGCGGAAACCCGCGAGACTTCAATAGCGGTGTGCCGCCTGAGCCACCGTGCTTCACCGGTAACTGCGTTTGCGGCCGATCAGCACCCCGACGAGGAAGTGGATGCGCTGATCGCGGACTGTGGAGTGGCTCCCAGTGGGACCACCCTGGTCACGCAAACAGTAGCTAGCCCCGGAGCGGGCAAAGAGTTTTCGAGCACAGCGCCCGATTCCGAGACTGTCAGTGTGGCACATGACCCGGCGATCACCGCCGCAGTGGTGAGTCCCGACCACCGGCGCGTAGTATGCGCGGGAAACGGTTGTGTACGATTTCAGGATGCGGTATCGTCCCGCGACCTGGCCATCCTTCCTGTCGCATCGAGGGTTACGAGCCTGAAGTTCACCAAAGACGGCACCCGTTTGATTCTCAAGTTCGCTGAGGGCGGCGCAGAAGTCTGGGATACGCGTGGTTACGAGGCGCGCAAAGAGTATTGGGGGCTGCGGTCACGAGAATCGCAACCCGCCCGTGAATACGTCAAAACGCTGCTCTCCCAACCGCTAACAACACGGGAGGATCTGCTGCGGGCCATTCGGGAGGATCGAACGCTCCCTCCGCTGCGAAAAGCGATCGCCCTTAGGCTCGCCGACGTCGAAATTAAGGGAATTGACGACACAGCCGGGCGAGTGCTCGGCTCGCTGATGGCCGAGCGGTTGTCCAAGTCGCGAGTTATTGCGGCGGTAAGGGAAGAGGCGGACTCGGTGGTTCGGGCGCGAATGCTTCAACTGGCGGACAGGCAGGACTGGCCGGCCATCACCATGAACGCATTGCAGCCGATCATCGATCGAGACGATCAACCGAAGGAGCGTTACCAGGCCGCTGCCGAGGATGCCGACGAGGTTCTGACGATGAACCCGGAGTCAACACCGTCCGCACTCCCCAAGGCGGTCATTTTGCGCAGGATCGGCGCCGCCTATTACCACGTGGGCAGGTATGAGCAATCGATTGAACTCAGCCGTCGGGCAATCGATATCAAGACGGAACCGAATCGAGAGATGGACGCGTTCGCCTTGTGCCGGATCGCGATGGCGCAATTCAAGCTTGGGCAGCTCGAAGAGGCGCGCGCGTCGTTGACGTCGGCGGCCGCAGCCGCGCAGGGCACCACCAATGAGTACTTGCTCCATTTGCTCGTGACGGCGACAAACCTCGTCAGTCCCCCTACAACCCAGCCGGCGACGCAGCCTGTCACAGCAACAACCCACGCTGGTTAG
- a CDS encoding sigma-70 family RNA polymerase sigma factor produces the protein MRREKLQEDLYEQLRRQAERLMRGERLEHTLTATALVHEAYLHLGNSFANEAHFYAAAATAMRRVLIDGARARRRLKRGGGAVRVELSEIPAPVTDDRLIALDIALDALAGRDASAARVVELHHFAGLSHERVAETMGITVYEARRQWTFARAWLKNAMAEFSSTAQTLDDA, from the coding sequence ATGCGGCGAGAGAAGCTTCAAGAAGACCTCTACGAACAGCTTCGGCGCCAAGCCGAACGATTGATGCGCGGGGAACGGCTTGAGCACACGCTCACGGCCACGGCGCTCGTTCACGAAGCCTATCTGCACTTGGGAAACAGCTTCGCCAACGAGGCACACTTTTACGCTGCCGCCGCGACCGCGATGCGGCGGGTTCTGATTGATGGAGCCCGAGCCCGCCGCCGGCTCAAGCGCGGGGGTGGTGCGGTGCGCGTCGAACTAAGCGAGATTCCCGCCCCGGTCACGGACGATCGGTTGATCGCCCTGGATATCGCCCTCGACGCCTTGGCGGGTCGTGATGCTTCCGCCGCCCGGGTGGTCGAACTTCACCACTTCGCAGGACTGTCTCACGAACGCGTCGCCGAGACGATGGGCATCACCGTGTACGAGGCCCGGCGACAGTGGACGTTCGCCCGGGCCTGGCTGAAAAATGCGATGGCTGAATTTTCTTCGACAGCTCAGACGTTGGACGACGCATGA